Proteins from a single region of Trichoplusia ni isolate ovarian cell line Hi5 chromosome 3, tn1, whole genome shotgun sequence:
- the LOC113491633 gene encoding DNA-directed RNA polymerase I subunit RPA49-like, with the protein MPEIQIDEVCPKEEVYPMIVNFQNGYATEQFKTNDCTLFQDQNTGKKTIVTELCDMLYTGEEEEADLGRTLILARNKTTGKVRLIEVENIELKPVLKSNLDTTELNETSYLELSRKFGSKKHKQIMEHREKLKVNVQTVTEQMQNVTDTLTEDQLDLSAYNSVNSDEFYIPTINRDAKKVEDVYDVDAILTADEYEKIYSEIEGTDYIKQLNPFLKSIATKTLSQTHTVLLVYADTLLKLYSTLMKDISKKTFTACPYSGTLNNIVMKNFLSNVNGKRGRSLQFKDKSLCYSLVFILLINGYKFNFDELCQQLKLTLRTVSSKVALTGATLVTVGTKKVAQLKLPLSRPALRRRSTKF; encoded by the coding sequence ATGCCTGAAATACAAATAGACGAAGTCTGTCCAAAAGAGGAAGTATACCCAATGATTGTAAACTTCCAAAATGGCTACGCAACGGAGCAATTTAAGACAAACGATTGCACACTATTTCAAGACCAAAATACGGGAAAGAAAACTATAGTAACTGAATTATGTGACATGTTATATACTGGGGAAGAAGAGGAAGCAGATTTAGGGAGAACTTTAATCCTCGCACGCAACAAAACAACAGGAAAAGTGCGTTTAATAGAAGTCGAAAACATTGAACTGAAACCGGTGTTAAAATCAAACTTGGACACGACGGAATTGAACGAAACAAGTTATTTGGAGCTCAGTAGGAAGTTCGGATCGaagaaacacaaacaaataatggAACATCGTGAAAAACTGAAAGTTAACGTACAAACTGTCACGGAACAGATGCAAAATGTTACGGATACATTAACAGAAGATCAATTAGACTTGTCAGCGTATAATAGTGTAAATTCTGATGAATTCTACATACCTACAATTAATAGAGACGCTAAGAAAGTTGAGGATGTGTACGATGTTGACGCTATACTGACTGCGGATGAGTACGAGAAGATTTACTCAGAGATTGAAGGCACGGACTATATCAAACAGTTGAATCCGTTCTTAAAGTCCATAGCAACGAAGACATTATCTCAAACCCATACCGTTTTACTCGTCTATGCGGATACATTACTAAAATTGTACTCTACGTTAATGAAAGATATTAGTAAAAAGACGTTCACAGCGTGCCCATACTCCGGTACGCTCAACAATATAGTGATGAAGAACTTCTTATCAAACGTCAACGGTAAACGAGGACGGTCGTTGCAATTTAAGGACAAATCTTTGTGTTATAGTTTAGTCTTCATTCTACTTATTAACGGttataagtttaattttgatgaGTTGTGTCAGCAATTGAAGTTGACTTTGAGGACCGTCTCGTCCAAGGTTGCGTTGACTGGTGCTACGTTGGTTACCGTTGGTACGAAGAAGGTAGCGCAGTTGAAGTTACCGCTTAGCAGACCAGCTTTGCGGAGGAGAAGTACCAAGTTctaa